A single genomic interval of Methylobacterium bullatum harbors:
- the mcp1_3 gene encoding Methyl-accepting chemotaxis protein 1: protein MLLYLRSLTGKVILLTVAMIVLVSTTLLTVTNREIDHQLKEKQATDGNRHLRTLSLVYQDAVPGAEIAFDGDRVTLVRSPDLGALGDQSIVDRTVAYVGGTATVFAYDSAGDRFVRRVTTVKKENGERAVGTDLAIDHPAQALIRSGKAYFGPATLFGRRYLTVYQPTQDAKGRINGILFVGVPLEAYDVVQAQTISTVRWTILSVALLACLILSFAAFRMFRPIRVVAERTSRLVSGDLEGAIPYRDARDEVGAVANALEALRETSLKARELEAERMASAKDIQDRRAFIEAEIARFRGQVAQSVRLVGAQTGELRTRAAAMSDASSDATRAVEGASAGSREASANVQTVASAAEELAASIVEISARLDAAKAEIDAAFGEASATNQQMGQLADTAQRIGTIVGLIRAIAEQTNLLALNATIEAARAGESGRGFAVVAAEVKALASQTAKATDEIASQVASVQVSTDQAAHAIGRVTDRMGAISMMATELATAVAAQGAATGEISRNAGNTAATSVEIARDLATVTGAARSTATMAEGVQGSAAQVENVASDLEAEIGRFLTAVAA from the coding sequence ATGTTATTGTACCTTCGATCTCTGACCGGAAAAGTCATCCTCCTCACGGTGGCAATGATCGTTCTAGTATCCACGACTCTTCTCACTGTCACTAACCGGGAAATCGATCACCAACTCAAGGAAAAGCAGGCTACGGATGGGAACCGTCATCTGCGAACGCTAAGTTTAGTGTACCAAGATGCGGTCCCCGGGGCAGAGATCGCGTTCGATGGGGATCGGGTAACCTTGGTCAGATCGCCGGACCTCGGCGCATTGGGCGATCAATCCATCGTCGACCGCACCGTCGCCTATGTCGGGGGAACCGCTACGGTCTTCGCCTACGATTCGGCGGGCGACCGTTTCGTGCGGCGCGTCACGACGGTGAAGAAGGAGAATGGCGAGCGGGCAGTGGGCACCGACCTCGCCATCGATCACCCCGCACAGGCGCTGATCCGCAGCGGAAAGGCCTATTTCGGGCCCGCGACGCTGTTCGGCCGCCGGTACCTCACCGTTTATCAACCGACGCAGGATGCGAAGGGTCGGATCAACGGCATCCTGTTCGTGGGCGTGCCTCTCGAGGCCTATGATGTGGTTCAAGCCCAGACCATCTCGACGGTGCGTTGGACGATTCTATCGGTGGCGCTCCTGGCCTGTCTCATCCTGAGCTTTGCCGCGTTCCGCATGTTTCGACCCATTCGCGTGGTCGCGGAAAGGACCTCCCGTCTCGTTTCAGGGGATCTCGAGGGTGCGATCCCCTATCGCGACGCACGAGACGAAGTCGGTGCCGTGGCCAATGCCCTCGAGGCTCTGCGCGAAACCAGCCTGAAGGCGCGTGAGCTGGAAGCCGAGCGGATGGCGAGTGCCAAGGACATTCAGGACCGCCGTGCGTTCATCGAGGCCGAGATCGCCCGGTTCCGAGGGCAAGTCGCACAATCCGTCCGCTTGGTCGGCGCGCAGACGGGCGAGCTTCGGACCCGCGCCGCCGCCATGTCGGACGCGTCTTCCGATGCCACCCGTGCGGTGGAAGGCGCCTCGGCCGGATCGCGCGAGGCTTCCGCCAACGTGCAGACCGTGGCGAGCGCCGCCGAGGAACTCGCCGCGTCGATCGTGGAGATCAGCGCCCGCCTCGATGCCGCCAAGGCGGAGATCGACGCAGCCTTCGGCGAGGCGTCCGCCACAAACCAGCAGATGGGGCAACTCGCAGACACCGCGCAGCGCATCGGCACCATCGTGGGCCTCATTCGGGCCATCGCGGAACAGACCAACCTGCTCGCCCTGAACGCCACGATCGAGGCCGCGCGCGCCGGCGAGTCCGGCCGTGGTTTCGCGGTCGTGGCGGCGGAGGTGAAAGCCCTGGCGAGCCAGACCGCGAAGGCGACGGACGAGATCGCCAGTCAGGTCGCATCCGTCCAGGTCTCGACGGATCAGGCCGCTCATGCCATCGGCCGTGTGACGGATCGCATGGGTGCGATCAGCATGATGGCCACCGAGCTCGCGACAGCCGTTGCCGCACAAGGCGCGGCGACCGGCGAGATCTCGCGCAATGCCGGGAACACCGCCGCCACCTCGGTGGAGATCGCACGCGATCTCGCCACCGTCACGGGTGCCGCCCGCAGCACGGCCACGATGGCCGAAGGTGTTCAGGGCAGCGCCGCCCAGGTAGAAAACGTCGCGTCCGACCTCGAAGCCGAGATCGGACGCTTCCTCACGGCCGTCGCCGCCTGA